Proteins encoded within one genomic window of Hermetia illucens chromosome 2, iHerIll2.2.curated.20191125, whole genome shotgun sequence:
- the LOC119648930 gene encoding uncharacterized protein LOC119648930: MSKENIGAIMSNFSVVLFLSFAVFCIYADHAVKVEKAEIETVDKDYLTIAVKVRQEGDKSLIDVDSDLLQDLNDDVFMQIHIEKKTNGAFSTLYKSEVINRCHFTDNRDKYPIEKALTDDFNKYGNLLQNCPIKKGHYYLKGFQFEPRDIIAEKIMSGEFCVHFLMMKEVNTQMKTLFSIKWYATV; this comes from the exons ATGAGCAAAGAAAATATCGGTGCAATAATGTCCAATTTTTCAgtggttctgtttttgagttttGCTGTTTTCTGCATTTACGCTGACCAT GCTGTAAAAGTTGAAAAAGCTGAAATTGAAACTGTTGACAAAGACTATTTAACTATAGCCGTAAAAGTTCGCCAAGAGGGGGACAAATCACTAATCGATGTTGATTCAGATTTATTGCAAGACTTGAATGATGATGTCTTCATGCAAATTCATATCGAAAAGAAAACCAATGGAGCCTTTAGTACATTGTATAAGAGTGAAGTAATTAATAGATGCCATTTTACTGACAATCGAGATAAGTATCCTATTGAAAAGGCTCTCACTGATGATTTTAACAAATATGGCAATTTATTGCAAAATTGTCCTATCAAAAAG GGCCACTACTATTTGAAAGGTTTCCAGTTCGAGCCGCGAGACATAATAGCTGAAAAGATAATGTCCGGCGAATTTTGTGTTCATTTCCTCATGATGAAAGAAGTCAATACGCAGATGAAAACCTTGTTTTCAATTAAATGGTATGCAACTgtataa
- the LOC119649579 gene encoding uncharacterized protein LOC119649579, translating to MLLHYLFVIKAASILGSFDGVEERMHIPDNNHWPFSIVEDHSHEENFYFFYDKGILRKDCNLIMWCIQFDIAALLHILSIEGLFCGKADRVLHITDIIPLNEILFKCFMCNFRLN from the exons ATGCTGCTCCATTACCTGTTCGTCATAAAAgcagcgagcattctggggtcTTTCGATGGAGTGGAGGAGCGTATGCACATTCCCGATAACAATCATTGGCCGTTTTCGATAGTCGAAGATCATAGCCATGAG GaaaatttctactttttttaCGACAAGGGAATACTTAGAAAAGATTGCAACTTGATAATGTGGTGTATTCAATTTGACATAGCAGCGCTGCTCCATATTCTTTCTATAGAAGGTTTGTTTTGCGGTAAAGCTGACAGG GTGCTAcatatcaccgatattatacCTTTGAATGAAATTCTATTTAAGTGCTTTATGTGTAATTTTAGATTAAATTAG